ATCTCGAACAGTTGACGGAGCCACTGCAGCTCGTCTTCTCGAGTGAGACGCTGACGGAACTCTTCATCGAGGACGACTTCACAGAAGCTGAGCAGCGGATCATCCGTCAAGTTGCTTATTCGCACCCGACACCACCAGCAGACGGGTGGTCGTTATTACCGGTCTCGATCATGCGCGAACCGGACGTTGTGACTGCGACCGTCCTCGTTCGTAATGCCAGCGCTCAGACGCTGACGCTCGATACGCTTACCTTTGAACTGATGGATGATGAGACACCACTCGCAGACATTACCCATCCTGGATTGTCGTTACCCGCTCATAGCCAACACGCGATCCGTCTCCGTTTTTCCTGCACCGCCCCACATGTCGATGCTTTCGGACTTCGCTATCTCCCACCTTCTTCATAAAAAAACGTCTCGGCACACAAGTTGCCGAGACGTTTTCCTTATCCTTTTAAGAGTCCGATGACACGGACGTTGATTGCTTTTGGTTGGAACGCGAGCATGTTTTCCATGTCTTGCGCGATCCGTTCTTGGACTTTTCCAGCTGTCTTGATGATCGACATGCCGTATTTGATATGGACGGACAAGCTAACTGTGATATCGCCGCCGACATCTTCGACTTTCACAAGTTTGACCATCTGTTTTTCCTGCAGTTTCGAATCATCTGCTGTAAACGCGATGCCTTCCGTTTCTTGAACAGCAACGCCTGCGATGACCTCGATGACTTGTTGCGAGACGTTCACGACACCATCTGCGTTATTTAAATTATATGACATACCTTCCACGCCCTTCGTCTAGTAATCCATCTATCTTAAAGTGTAATGCATTCCGTCTTATTTTGAAAGGTCTTCCCGTTTCTCGACGATCGGGCGAATGTCGATCTCAATCAAAGGACGGAGGACACGGACGACGAGCGGGTGTATGATGATACCAACGATCAGTAAAGCCGCGCCGATCATGATCAGTAAGGCAAGCCATGCTTGTGGTACGAAGGCATCCGTCACGTATTGACGCCACGCCATGACGAAGAAGACGTGGAGCAAGTAGACGTAGAGGCTGAGTTCTCCAGCGCGTGTGATGAGCGGTAGGCGACGCATCGGCACCAACATCATGAAGCCGAGTGAAGCCGCGATCGACAGAAGATAGATGACGCTATGCTTAAGGACACCAATCCACGCGTCACTATCATATTGTTCGACGTACGGGAAACGATGCTTGAAGGCATTTGCGAAATCAACGATTTCTTGCGGTGTATCACGCCATGATTCAAACAATAGGAACGCCATGACAGCTGCGAACGTGATTCCGCCAATCAAGCGGACGTTCATCCGACGCTTGAAGTTCTTCGGCATTTCGAAAATCCGAATGAACTGATGCTCCGATAAATAATTCCCAAGTAAGAAATAAGGATAGAACATGATTAATTTACGGAGTGCTAAGAAGCCCGTGTTCTCGAGTTCGAATCCGTACAGTAAGGCAAACGCAAGACCGAACCAGACATACCCGCGTAAATGAACGACATATGGTGTCACGATGTACCAGACGACCATGACGAACAGATACCAAAGTGCCCAGTACGGGCGCAGTAGATGTGTCCCGATATTTTCACCGGACAGGAGCGGTAGTCCCTCGCCGAGCGTCGCCCAGGAACCGATCAGAATTTGCCAGACACAGTAGACGGCAAATAGTTGAATGACACGCAAATATTTGTTTTCGCGGAAGAAATAACCGCTTAAAATAATGAATAATGGCATATGAAACGAGTAAATCAATAGATAAACCGTTTCGAGTAACTTTCCGTCATAATCAAACCGTAAATCCGTCAGCATGTGACCGATGACGACGAAAATGACAAGAAAACCTTTGATATTATCAAACCACGGATTCCGATTCATGTTACACTACCCCTTATACTCCCTCGAAAGGAACGAATGTTTATGAAAAAGACACTCCTGATTCTATCTGTCGTCTTGAACGTCGTTCTCCTTGCATTGTTACTGGGACGTAAACCGCTCGAACTATTCGAAAGCGTCTTACCTGCAACGAGTACGACTCCAGTCACGACCTTCCAATACGATAAGAATCCGAACTATGTCCGTCTGAATAGTCTATTCCATACTTATCAATACCCAAAATCCGCGAACGCTGTCATGTTAGGTGACTCGATGACGAATTTTGCCGATTGGCGCATCTTGATGGAAGATCCGACGATCATTAACTTCGGGATTCCCGGCGATACGACAGAAGGATTCCTGACGCGTCTCGACTTGATCATCGAGATGAAACCAAAACGCGTCTTCTTGATGGGTGGTATCAATGATATCCGTCACTATACACCCATTCCACAAATTACCGAGAACATGACGACGATCGTGACGACACTTCGAAAAAATAACATCGACGTCGTTATCCAGTCAACCGTTCCTGTAGCTCCTAAATATTCCGACTCCGTCCGAATCAACCGGGATGTCGAAGCATTGAATCGGAATTTACAAAATCTAGCGCAGTCGCTTGAAGTACCATTCGTCGACTTGCGACCAGCCTTGACGAACAAACAAGGATACCTGCAAAATCGGATGACGTACGATGGACTCCATCTCGTTGGTGGCGGTTATCTCCGCTGGAGCGATGCACTGAAGCCATACGCACTCAAAACTGATTTGACAGCAAATAACTAAATCAAAAAAAGCGGCTCATCCAGATTTCCGGGATGAGCCGCTTTCGAATACTTAATCTTCTTGGTTTTTGACACCCATGTAGGCTGCGACGCTCGATGCTGAGAAAACAGCAACGGCAACGATTCCGACAGCAATCCAGACAACTTGATCCATCATGACGTGATATCCCCCTTTATGTAACCGCTCACTTCTACACTTAGCGTACACGAATTTCGTCAAGAAAGAAACACATTTTCCATGTCTAATGACTAGACGATTCGGGAAAAGTTAACTATAGTAGAAGGACAACTACAAATTGTCAGAAAATTCGATTATTTAACAAGGAGGTGTTTCTGATGGCCACTTCATTGCTTACGCCAAAAGTAACGTTACGACATCGAAGTACTCTCAACTTTGGATATTGGCTTGTCATCGGATGCATAGGATGGGCGATGCTTGCCCTCGTCACGAATGTTGGTACCGTTCTTGGGCGTCTTCCTTTGTACGAAAGCATTCCGCTCGCCATCCTTGTACTTGGGCTTACGGGTGTCGTACTGAAAATGGCGCGTGACGAGTGGTGGATTCGTTATCTTGAACGTCAGACGCAATATTACATCGGACACGAGACCGTTACCAGTTGGTGTACGACGATTGATAGCATGTGGCTGATTCGTAAGACGATGCGTCGTGAACTACGTCTGCTTTACCGGCAACTTGCCAAGACGAAAGCATCAGAGGAAGTGAAACAGACACTTGCCCTCCAGCTTATTGAGCACGGTGTACTGATTGTCTATTCTCGACCAAAAAGTGATCACCCTGCTTGAAACGAAAAGAGGACTGCCCCATCGCCTTCTATAAGAGAAGCAGATGGGACAGCCCTTTTTTAGTGTGTTAACCAATCCGTTGCTGCTTCGATCGTTGGCATGACAAGTTGGTGACCGTAATTCGACCACGTGACGTCGACCGTTGCACCGGCCTCCGTCAAGAGTGCTGACAACTCTTCCGTTTCCTGAGCCGGACAAATCGGATCATTGCTGCCGGCTCCGATGAAGACACGGACGTTCGATAAGTCAGGTAACGTCACTCCGCGACGCGGTACCATCGGATGAAGTAGAATTGCTTGTTGAAATAGTGCTTCTTCAAACATCATATTCGCTGCAATGTTCGCTCCGTTCGAATAGCCGACCGGAATCAGACGATCGATGGCAAAATCACGTTCTACTGCCTGCTCGCGTAAAAATTGAATCAATCGTGCTGTTCGTAAAGCGAGGTCTTCTTCATCGAAAACACCTTCAGCGAGTCGTTTGAAGAACCGTGGCATTCCGTTTTCCGAGACTTCCCCACGGACGGACAAGTAACCCGCTTCTGGATTTAACAAAGAGACGAGTCCAACAAGATCTTGTTCCGTCCCGCCTGTTCCGTGTAATAGTAAAAAGATCGGTGCATCTGCTGTTTTTGGTGCTTGATATAAATGAATCATACGAGTCTCCCCTTCGGTACAGTAATAGGTGTTACATGATTCGCAATCGCCGTGCGATGTGCTTCAAATTGTTCCGGTAACTTCAAGTCTTCTCCGAGTGACTCAAAGTTCTCATCAATCGCAAACCCTGGATTGTCGGTCGCAATCTCATGAAGGATCCGTCCGCGATCATGGAAATAAATCGACGTGAAGTAATTGCGATCCTTC
This window of the Exiguobacterium acetylicum genome carries:
- a CDS encoding SLAP domain-containing protein, encoding MHTSNEAFRPPLYFTEDMPIVKEDEYVFRHVAKQLPELHVNQMAIHLFQVLSRRPLHVIALFQNTLDRSFHLNDLVVLALSGDELVARKVLSIEEVPVILPMATLPLWLTFEEDECFVDLEQLTEPLQLVFSSETLTELFIEDDFTEAEQRIIRQVAYSHPTPPADGWSLLPVSIMREPDVVTATVLVRNASAQTLTLDTLTFELMDDETPLADITHPGLSLPAHSQHAIRLRFSCTAPHVDAFGLRYLPPSS
- a CDS encoding Asp23/Gls24 family envelope stress response protein is translated as MSYNLNNADGVVNVSQQVIEVIAGVAVQETEGIAFTADDSKLQEKQMVKLVKVEDVGGDITVSLSVHIKYGMSIIKTAGKVQERIAQDMENMLAFQPKAINVRVIGLLKG
- a CDS encoding acyltransferase family protein; the encoded protein is MNRNPWFDNIKGFLVIFVVIGHMLTDLRFDYDGKLLETVYLLIYSFHMPLFIILSGYFFRENKYLRVIQLFAVYCVWQILIGSWATLGEGLPLLSGENIGTHLLRPYWALWYLFVMVVWYIVTPYVVHLRGYVWFGLAFALLYGFELENTGFLALRKLIMFYPYFLLGNYLSEHQFIRIFEMPKNFKRRMNVRLIGGITFAAVMAFLLFESWRDTPQEIVDFANAFKHRFPYVEQYDSDAWIGVLKHSVIYLLSIAASLGFMMLVPMRRLPLITRAGELSLYVYLLHVFFVMAWRQYVTDAFVPQAWLALLIMIGAALLIVGIIIHPLVVRVLRPLIEIDIRPIVEKREDLSK
- a CDS encoding SGNH/GDSL hydrolase family protein yields the protein MKKTLLILSVVLNVVLLALLLGRKPLELFESVLPATSTTPVTTFQYDKNPNYVRLNSLFHTYQYPKSANAVMLGDSMTNFADWRILMEDPTIINFGIPGDTTEGFLTRLDLIIEMKPKRVFLMGGINDIRHYTPIPQITENMTTIVTTLRKNNIDVVIQSTVPVAPKYSDSVRINRDVEALNRNLQNLAQSLEVPFVDLRPALTNKQGYLQNRMTYDGLHLVGGGYLRWSDALKPYALKTDLTANN
- a CDS encoding alpha/beta hydrolase; amino-acid sequence: MIHLYQAPKTADAPIFLLLHGTGGTEQDLVGLVSLLNPEAGYLSVRGEVSENGMPRFFKRLAEGVFDEEDLALRTARLIQFLREQAVERDFAIDRLIPVGYSNGANIAANMMFEEALFQQAILLHPMVPRRGVTLPDLSNVRVFIGAGSNDPICPAQETEELSALLTEAGATVDVTWSNYGHQLVMPTIEAATDWLTH